One genomic window of Sphingomonas ginsengisoli An et al. 2013 includes the following:
- the pgmG gene encoding phosphoglucomutase/phosphomannomutase PgmG: MTHSFHPTILREYDIRGIVGSTLSADDAYALGRSFAALAKSEGVTNIAVGRDGRTHSPEMQEALVRGLTEGGLDVVRIGQGPSPMLYWATYNLPVGGGIQITGSHNPADYNGFKMLLNGRSVFGDEIKALGARSAAGDWSEGQGHVTDEDVIDRYVARLTEDFEGGEYKIGWDAGNGAAGPALERLVKALPGEHHTIFTDVDGRFPNHHPDPTVEKNLEHLKKLVRDKGLDFGIAYDGDGDRIGAVDGQGRVIWGDQIVAILAEPVLAAEPGATIIADVKASQSLFDRIAELGGKPLMWKTGHSLIKSKMKETHAPLAGEMSGHIFFKHRWYGFDDALYASVRLIEAVAKSGKSLTELRDAMPQTVTTPELRFPVDESRKFAVIDEVLARLEQSGAEVDRTDGARVNSGDGWWLLRASNTQDVLVARAEARDQAGLDRLVSEIDEQLAASGVERTASDH, encoded by the coding sequence TCGGCTCGACGCTCTCGGCGGACGACGCCTATGCCCTCGGCCGCAGCTTCGCCGCGCTCGCCAAGTCGGAAGGGGTGACCAACATCGCCGTCGGCCGCGACGGCCGCACCCACTCGCCCGAGATGCAGGAAGCGCTCGTTCGCGGCCTCACTGAAGGCGGCCTCGACGTGGTGCGGATCGGGCAGGGGCCCTCGCCGATGCTCTATTGGGCGACCTACAACCTCCCCGTCGGCGGCGGCATCCAGATCACCGGCAGCCACAATCCGGCCGACTACAACGGCTTCAAGATGCTCTTGAACGGCCGCTCGGTGTTCGGCGATGAGATCAAGGCACTGGGCGCGCGCAGCGCCGCTGGCGACTGGTCGGAGGGGCAGGGCCACGTCACCGACGAGGACGTGATCGACCGCTACGTCGCCCGCCTGACCGAAGATTTCGAGGGCGGTGAATATAAGATCGGGTGGGACGCGGGCAACGGCGCCGCCGGCCCGGCGCTCGAGCGGCTGGTCAAGGCGCTCCCGGGCGAGCACCACACCATCTTCACCGACGTCGACGGCCGCTTCCCCAACCACCATCCCGATCCCACGGTCGAGAAGAACCTCGAGCATCTCAAGAAGCTCGTTCGCGACAAGGGTCTCGACTTCGGCATCGCCTATGACGGCGACGGCGACCGCATCGGTGCGGTCGACGGGCAGGGGCGGGTGATCTGGGGCGACCAGATCGTTGCGATCCTCGCCGAGCCGGTGCTCGCCGCCGAGCCGGGTGCGACCATCATTGCCGACGTCAAGGCCAGCCAGTCACTGTTTGACCGCATCGCCGAACTCGGCGGCAAGCCGCTGATGTGGAAGACCGGACACAGCCTCATCAAGTCGAAGATGAAGGAAACCCACGCGCCGCTCGCCGGCGAGATGAGCGGCCACATCTTCTTCAAACACCGCTGGTACGGCTTCGACGACGCGCTCTACGCCTCGGTCCGGCTGATCGAGGCGGTGGCGAAGTCGGGCAAGAGCCTGACCGAGCTGCGCGACGCCATGCCGCAGACCGTCACCACGCCCGAGCTGCGCTTCCCGGTCGATGAAAGCCGCAAGTTCGCGGTGATCGACGAAGTGCTCGCCCGGCTCGAGCAGAGCGGGGCCGAGGTCGACCGTACCGATGGCGCTCGCGTCAACAGCGGCGACGGCTGGTGGCTGCTGCGCGCGTCCAACACCCAGGACGTGCTCGTCGCCCGCGCCGAAGCGCGCGATCAGGCCGGGCTCGACCGGCTGGTCAGCGAGATCGACGAGCAGCTCGCGGCGAGCGGGGTCGAGCGGACCGCCAGCGACCATTGA